Proteins co-encoded in one Bacillus sp. FSL H8-0547 genomic window:
- a CDS encoding DUF2564 family protein, whose protein sequence is MDQINHTGLISGFNNLKQLEMAVAAAQKMTGSATMSMDPEAIQNAEKALQDAKAIYQTAGETGVDQPFLSNQQELLLQCEHQLNEAKK, encoded by the coding sequence TTGGATCAAATTAATCACACAGGTCTTATCAGCGGTTTCAACAACTTAAAGCAGCTTGAAATGGCAGTTGCTGCTGCACAGAAAATGACGGGCTCTGCAACGATGAGCATGGATCCGGAAGCTATCCAGAACGCAGAAAAAGCTTTGCAGGATGCAAAAGCCATTTACCAGACAGCCGGAGAGACAGGCGTTGATCAGCCGTTTTTAAGCAATCAGCAAGAGCTTTTGCTGCAATGCGAGCATCAGCTCAATGAAGCGAAAAAATAA
- a CDS encoding AIM24 family protein codes for MNRYSIQEFVEKTEQQDKGQGLFELETERLLEINLNGQVWTKAGAMVSYRGQIKYEREGILEHGLGKMFKKALTGEGTALMKATGAGKLYVADQGKKISIINLQGESIFVNGNDLLAFEPSISWDIKMMRKIAGMLSGGLFNVRLEGRGMLAITSHYEPLTLIVKPGDPVYTDPNATVAWSGSLTPEFVTDISLKTLFGRGSGESIQMKFEGEGFVVVQPFEEVYYSQTTSG; via the coding sequence ATGAACAGATACAGCATTCAAGAATTTGTGGAGAAAACAGAGCAGCAGGACAAAGGGCAGGGACTGTTCGAGCTTGAGACGGAGAGGCTGCTTGAGATCAATTTGAATGGCCAAGTCTGGACAAAAGCCGGAGCAATGGTCTCCTACCGCGGTCAGATCAAATATGAACGTGAAGGAATTCTTGAGCACGGCCTTGGGAAAATGTTTAAAAAGGCGCTTACAGGCGAGGGCACGGCTCTTATGAAAGCGACTGGAGCAGGAAAGCTGTATGTAGCTGACCAGGGAAAAAAGATTTCCATTATAAATCTGCAGGGAGAATCCATTTTTGTGAACGGCAATGACCTGCTTGCGTTTGAACCTTCCATCTCATGGGATATCAAAATGATGAGGAAGATTGCGGGCATGCTTTCAGGGGGACTTTTTAACGTGCGGCTTGAAGGCAGGGGAATGCTTGCGATTACCTCTCACTATGAACCGCTGACACTGATTGTCAAGCCGGGTGATCCGGTTTATACCGACCCGAATGCAACTGTCGCCTGGTCAGGGAGTTTGACTCCGGAGTTCGTTACCGATATCTCGCTGAAAACCTTATTCGGTAGAGGAAGCGGAGAGTCTATACAGATGAAGTTCGAAGGAGAAGGCTTTGTTGTGGTTCAGCCATTTGAAGAGGTCTATTACAGTCAAACGACATCAGGCTGA
- a CDS encoding zinc-finger domain-containing protein — protein sequence MNERDKKQIVHDIDELNDTYCSDCLLKKLFRKERGKKAAHAFCIGECTVGQKMKEYGKKLV from the coding sequence ATGAATGAGAGAGACAAAAAACAAATCGTCCATGATATAGATGAGCTGAATGATACATACTGCTCAGACTGTCTTCTCAAAAAGCTCTTCAGAAAAGAACGCGGGAAAAAAGCGGCCCATGCATTTTGCATCGGAGAATGCACAGTAGGGCAAAAGATGAAGGAGTACGGCAAAAAACTTGTATAG
- a CDS encoding class I SAM-dependent methyltransferase, whose protein sequence is MVNTYDWEKEAEKKWDERAAFWNKSSKDMWDTGSRSKVIPFFKKYVPEGSTVIDIGCGDGYGSFLLMQEGMKVTGADLSPEMIRLAKQHEKEGRLVFEQANIMSLPFSDGQADALLTINCLEWTADPLAGLQELKRVVKKEGYLCIAVLGPTAHPRENSYERLYGKDVICNTMMPWEFERLALENGWELIDSQGVYKRGVTEDMVHKLSAELKQSLSFLWLFMLQKKGEDKR, encoded by the coding sequence GTGGTAAATACATATGACTGGGAAAAAGAAGCAGAAAAGAAGTGGGACGAACGGGCTGCATTCTGGAATAAGAGCAGCAAGGATATGTGGGATACCGGAAGCAGGAGCAAGGTTATCCCTTTTTTCAAAAAGTATGTACCAGAAGGATCGACTGTGATCGATATCGGCTGCGGGGACGGATATGGGTCGTTCCTTTTAATGCAGGAGGGCATGAAGGTGACAGGAGCTGATTTGTCCCCTGAAATGATCAGGCTTGCAAAGCAGCATGAAAAAGAAGGCAGGCTTGTCTTCGAACAGGCAAACATCATGTCGCTGCCATTCAGTGACGGACAGGCCGATGCGCTGCTGACGATTAATTGTCTTGAATGGACAGCAGATCCGCTTGCCGGATTACAGGAATTAAAGAGGGTCGTTAAAAAGGAAGGCTATTTGTGCATTGCGGTTCTTGGACCGACAGCGCATCCGAGAGAAAACAGCTACGAGAGGCTATATGGAAAAGATGTCATCTGCAACACTATGATGCCGTGGGAATTTGAAAGGCTGGCGCTTGAAAATGGCTGGGAATTGATTGACAGTCAGGGTGTATACAAACGGGGAGTGACAGAGGATATGGTCCATAAACTTTCTGCGGAATTAAAGCAGTCACTTTCATTTTTATGGCTGTTTATGCTTCAGAAAAAGGGAGAGGATAAGCGATGA
- the cspD gene encoding cold-shock protein CspD, with protein sequence MQNGKVKWFNNEKGFGFIEVEGGDDVFVHFSAIEGDGYKSLEEGQEVSFEIVEGNRGPQAANVVKL encoded by the coding sequence ATGCAAAACGGTAAAGTTAAATGGTTCAACAACGAAAAAGGTTTCGGTTTTATCGAAGTTGAAGGCGGAGACGATGTATTTGTACATTTCTCAGCTATCGAGGGAGACGGCTACAAGTCTCTTGAAGAAGGACAGGAAGTTTCTTTCGAAATCGTTGAAGGCAACCGTGGACCACAAGCTGCTAACGTAGTGAAACTATAA
- a CDS encoding reverse transcriptase-like protein produces MVKYHIQWMYKTPKKQSVLFSSDETDLETAISIGEDAEKTGRAQTLEFIDSRGTSWTLKELKKLKLEVVHEPTDVEAFFDGNYNKLSKEAGLGAVIYYTINGKRSRMRYSEKAEALSNNEAEYMAFYFLVQKLEELGVQHQDVTFKGDSQVVLNQLSGEWPCYEEAYSRWLDKIEKALKKRNIRPICVPVARKDNAEADKLAGQGLGGIKVASEWTAGDQDE; encoded by the coding sequence ATGGTGAAATATCACATTCAATGGATGTATAAAACCCCGAAAAAGCAGAGCGTCCTGTTCAGCTCGGATGAAACGGATCTTGAGACTGCCATCAGCATAGGAGAAGATGCCGAAAAAACAGGGAGAGCCCAGACACTTGAATTTATTGATTCCAGAGGCACTTCATGGACACTCAAAGAACTTAAGAAACTTAAACTCGAAGTTGTGCATGAGCCAACTGATGTAGAAGCTTTTTTTGACGGAAATTATAATAAGCTGTCAAAAGAAGCGGGACTCGGCGCCGTGATTTACTATACAATAAACGGAAAACGATCAAGAATGAGATACAGCGAAAAAGCGGAAGCTCTTTCTAACAATGAAGCAGAATACATGGCCTTTTACTTCCTGGTCCAAAAGCTTGAAGAGCTTGGCGTGCAGCATCAGGACGTCACATTTAAAGGAGACTCCCAGGTCGTTCTCAATCAGCTTTCAGGAGAGTGGCCCTGCTATGAAGAAGCATACTCCCGCTGGCTTGATAAAATAGAAAAAGCACTCAAAAAGAGAAATATACGCCCAATCTGCGTTCCGGTCGCCAGAAAAGACAATGCCGAGGCAGACAAACTTGCAGGACAGGGGCTGGGCGGCATAAAGGTTGCAAGTGAATGGACGGCTGGTGATCAAGATGAATGA
- a CDS encoding metal-dependent hydrolase translates to MDTSTHIIMGFGLAGLAYIDPAVGQNPELAAAVMAGTVLGSNAPDFDYAVRVFKGKGMYTEHHRGLSHSVPAWFIWSFLLTAIILIFSPSLSGQDWMHLAGWTFAAVLVHVLFDLFNAYGTQAARPFTKRWLSLNFIPLFDPLIVFLHIAGFSLWAAGESPGLTFSVIYTIIFVYVIERFFSSRRALARIRSELRESSVLTVVPTIRWSVWQFVSETETGFTSGELRSGQVRPVHSFEKTKHELISAAEKDQNVQHFLKNSKHVHSIVIPNPSGYEVRFFDLRFRTKNHYPYMAVCLLARNGAILSSQTGWIHQTGKLHKTLLPQNSSGAAGLDA, encoded by the coding sequence ATGGATACAAGCACGCACATCATCATGGGTTTCGGCCTTGCAGGACTCGCATACATCGACCCTGCTGTCGGACAGAATCCCGAACTTGCTGCGGCTGTAATGGCCGGCACCGTTCTTGGATCAAATGCACCGGATTTTGATTACGCGGTCAGAGTTTTTAAAGGTAAAGGAATGTACACCGAGCATCACCGCGGGTTATCTCACTCTGTGCCCGCATGGTTTATTTGGAGTTTTCTGCTCACTGCCATTATTCTCATTTTTTCACCTTCCTTATCGGGGCAGGACTGGATGCACCTTGCCGGCTGGACGTTCGCTGCGGTGCTGGTTCACGTCTTATTTGATCTTTTTAACGCATACGGCACTCAGGCAGCACGGCCATTCACAAAAAGATGGCTGTCTCTGAATTTCATCCCGCTGTTTGACCCGCTGATTGTCTTTTTGCATATTGCCGGCTTTTCATTATGGGCCGCTGGAGAGAGCCCTGGTCTTACTTTTTCTGTTATTTACACAATCATATTTGTTTATGTCATTGAACGATTCTTCAGTTCCAGAAGGGCTCTTGCACGAATCAGAAGCGAACTCCGTGAGTCTTCTGTTTTGACTGTCGTCCCTACAATCCGCTGGTCAGTATGGCAATTTGTGTCCGAAACAGAAACAGGCTTTACCTCAGGTGAACTGCGCTCAGGTCAGGTCAGGCCGGTTCATTCGTTCGAAAAAACAAAGCATGAGCTTATATCAGCTGCTGAAAAAGATCAAAACGTGCAGCACTTCCTGAAAAACTCAAAACATGTGCACAGTATTGTCATTCCTAATCCATCCGGATATGAAGTCCGCTTTTTTGACCTCCGTTTCCGGACGAAAAATCATTATCCCTACATGGCTGTCTGCCTGTTGGCCCGGAACGGAGCGATCCTCTCATCACAAACAGGGTGGATTCATCAGACAGGAAAGCTGCATAAAACCCTCCTTCCCCAGAACTCCTCAGGGGCGGCAGGTCTCGACGCATGA
- a CDS encoding diglucosyl diacylglycerol synthase, with protein sequence MLKKPKVLILTAKYGNGHVQVSKTLVKQCKDMGIEEVVVSDLYAESNPVFTEITQYLYLKSFTIGKQFYRMFYYGVDKIYNKKLLTLYFKLGNKRLFELIEKEQPDLIINTFPIIVVPEYRRRTGHIIPTFNVLTDFCLHKIWVHQNIDKYYVASKRVKEKVMSLGIHPASVKVTGIPIRSVFEENLDKNEICRKYGLDPNKKILLVMAGAHGVLKNVKELCESFLEDQDLQTVVVCGNNAVLKENLETITGKNVRNLKLLGYVERVDELFRVASCMVTKPGGITLSEAAAVGVPVILFKPVPGQEKENALFFEENEAAVVVNRSEEVYETVSSLLKDDKKLKRMKRNIKRLHHPNSSLTIMEDILREASLFKENKFIKAQ encoded by the coding sequence TTGTTAAAAAAACCGAAAGTGTTAATTTTAACCGCAAAATACGGGAACGGACATGTTCAAGTCTCAAAAACACTTGTTAAGCAATGCAAGGACATGGGAATTGAGGAAGTGGTTGTTTCTGATCTGTACGCTGAATCGAACCCTGTTTTTACAGAAATCACCCAATACCTTTATTTAAAAAGCTTCACAATCGGCAAACAGTTTTACCGTATGTTTTATTACGGCGTCGATAAAATTTACAACAAGAAACTGCTGACGCTGTACTTCAAGCTCGGAAATAAACGGCTTTTTGAACTGATTGAAAAAGAGCAGCCCGACCTGATCATCAATACATTCCCGATTATCGTCGTGCCTGAGTACAGAAGACGCACTGGCCATATTATACCAACCTTTAATGTGCTCACTGACTTCTGCCTTCACAAAATCTGGGTTCACCAGAACATCGATAAATATTATGTGGCAAGCAAACGGGTGAAAGAAAAGGTCATGAGCCTCGGCATTCATCCTGCTTCCGTCAAGGTGACAGGCATCCCGATCCGTTCCGTGTTTGAAGAAAATCTTGATAAAAATGAAATCTGCCGCAAATACGGGCTTGACCCCAATAAAAAAATTCTGCTTGTCATGGCAGGCGCCCACGGTGTTCTTAAAAACGTAAAAGAACTGTGCGAGTCGTTTCTTGAAGACCAGGATCTGCAGACGGTCGTCGTTTGCGGAAACAATGCGGTTTTGAAAGAAAACCTTGAAACGATAACCGGCAAAAATGTAAGAAACCTAAAGCTTCTTGGCTACGTCGAAAGGGTCGATGAGCTGTTCAGAGTCGCATCCTGCATGGTAACAAAACCAGGCGGAATCACGTTAAGCGAGGCCGCAGCTGTCGGTGTTCCCGTTATTCTTTTCAAACCTGTTCCCGGACAGGAAAAGGAAAATGCACTCTTTTTTGAAGAAAACGAGGCAGCTGTTGTAGTCAACCGCTCAGAAGAAGTGTATGAAACTGTCAGCAGCCTGTTGAAAGACGACAAGAAACTTAAGAGAATGAAACGCAACATAAAGCGTCTGCACCATCCGAACTCATCCTTAACCATTATGGAAGATATACTCAGAGAAGCTTCTCTTTTTAAAGAGAACAAATTTATTAAGGCTCAATAA
- a CDS encoding DUF3892 domain-containing protein, with protein MEKETFIAVQKNSEGDLSAFKTSGGRILSYEQALAEAGSGKIEGVSTFKGKGGGTYIRSNPDNSKANNLDALPLF; from the coding sequence ATGGAGAAGGAAACATTTATTGCTGTTCAGAAAAACAGCGAAGGCGACCTGTCCGCTTTTAAAACCTCTGGCGGCAGAATTCTTTCCTACGAACAGGCGCTTGCTGAAGCAGGAAGCGGCAAGATTGAAGGTGTCAGCACCTTTAAAGGAAAAGGCGGAGGCACATACATCCGAAGCAACCCTGACAACAGCAAAGCAAATAACCTTGACGCACTTCCACTATTTTAG
- a CDS encoding DMT family transporter: MKLKSSLTADISLLLVACIWGSTFVIVQKAIQFMPPHFFNGVRFFLAAVLVALIGRKMTRLVPSKRSVAAGVTLGVLLFLGYAFQTVGLLYTTSSKAGFITGLSVMIVPLLSIWILKETARKTVYAAAAVGTAGLYFLTFSGFSSFNQGDLLVFCCALAFALHILFTGKFSGQHDAWLLTIVQLFTVSVLSFSASGLFESVPDAGKMLTADVLLALFITAFFATAFAFFVQTKLQQYTTASRVALIYASEPVFAALTAYFFAGERLSSAGIFGCVLILSAMLMAEWKPARKKESIASH, translated from the coding sequence ATGAAGCTTAAATCATCTCTCACAGCCGACATCAGCCTGCTTCTTGTGGCATGCATATGGGGGTCTACTTTTGTCATTGTTCAAAAAGCGATTCAGTTTATGCCCCCTCATTTTTTTAACGGCGTCCGGTTTTTCCTTGCTGCCGTGCTTGTTGCTCTAATTGGCAGGAAAATGACGCGTCTGGTCCCTTCGAAACGTTCAGTTGCCGCCGGTGTCACATTGGGAGTGTTACTCTTTCTCGGCTACGCTTTCCAGACAGTCGGCCTTTTGTATACGACTTCTTCTAAAGCAGGATTTATCACGGGTCTGAGCGTAATGATTGTTCCCCTGCTTTCCATCTGGATTCTTAAGGAAACGGCAAGGAAAACGGTTTATGCCGCAGCGGCGGTTGGCACAGCAGGTCTGTATTTTCTGACATTCAGCGGCTTTTCATCGTTCAACCAGGGTGATTTGCTCGTTTTCTGCTGCGCCCTTGCTTTTGCTCTGCATATTCTGTTTACGGGAAAGTTCTCTGGTCAGCACGATGCCTGGCTTTTGACCATCGTCCAATTGTTTACTGTTTCTGTTCTGAGTTTTTCAGCGTCCGGCCTTTTTGAAAGTGTTCCGGATGCGGGAAAAATGCTGACTGCGGACGTGCTTTTAGCCCTGTTCATTACAGCCTTTTTTGCAACAGCTTTTGCTTTTTTTGTTCAGACAAAGCTTCAGCAGTATACGACAGCATCCAGAGTTGCCCTCATATACGCATCAGAGCCTGTATTTGCAGCGCTTACTGCCTATTTCTTCGCAGGTGAGCGCCTCTCTTCAGCCGGTATCTTCGGCTGTGTGCTCATTCTTTCTGCGATGCTGATGGCAGAATGGAAGCCTGCGCGAAAAAAAGAATCGATTGCTTCCCATTGA
- a CDS encoding reverse transcriptase-like protein, translating to MIEVYVDGASAGDPGPSGAGIFIKGHGKGEQFAVPLGKMTNHEAEYHALIKSLEICLEKGFSIISVRTDSQLVERAVEKEYVKNPSFVPLLERVLELKKGFDLFFIKWIPSKQNTVADELARKAIRMNGSDDG from the coding sequence ATGATTGAAGTTTATGTGGATGGTGCCAGTGCCGGAGACCCGGGCCCTTCCGGAGCTGGGATCTTCATAAAAGGACATGGCAAGGGCGAGCAGTTTGCAGTGCCTCTTGGAAAAATGACAAATCATGAAGCTGAGTATCATGCATTGATAAAAAGCCTTGAAATTTGCCTGGAGAAAGGTTTTTCCATCATTTCCGTAAGAACTGACTCCCAGCTTGTTGAGCGGGCTGTAGAAAAAGAGTATGTGAAGAATCCTTCTTTTGTTCCGCTGCTTGAGAGAGTTCTAGAGCTAAAAAAAGGATTTGATCTCTTTTTCATTAAATGGATTCCAAGTAAGCAGAACACGGTTGCTGATGAGCTGGCGAGAAAAGCGATCCGGATGAACGGAAGCGATGACGGATGA
- a CDS encoding queuosine precursor transporter — MPNELLWIGFAFINFIIVLLFYKLFGKSGLFVWIGFSTVAANLQVVKTIEIFGLTATMGNIMYGTAFLVTDIINEKYGEKEAKKAVWLGFATLISLTVIMQGVLMFQPDETDIAQGALKTIFDMIPRIAIGSLAAFIISQYADVAIYSWLRRKFPSDRLLWIRNNGSTMISQLLDTLIFTSIAFLGVYPFDIWIQIFITTYLIKFVVAIIDTPFAYLAKRIKPAE; from the coding sequence ATGCCAAACGAATTACTGTGGATCGGATTTGCATTCATTAATTTTATCATTGTTCTGCTATTTTATAAACTTTTCGGCAAAAGCGGATTATTTGTCTGGATCGGTTTTTCGACCGTTGCAGCCAACCTTCAGGTAGTCAAAACGATCGAGATCTTCGGATTAACGGCTACGATGGGGAATATCATGTATGGTACTGCCTTTTTAGTAACAGATATCATCAATGAAAAATACGGTGAAAAAGAAGCAAAAAAAGCCGTCTGGCTGGGTTTTGCAACATTAATTTCCCTTACTGTTATTATGCAGGGTGTACTCATGTTCCAGCCTGATGAAACGGACATTGCACAAGGGGCATTAAAGACGATTTTTGATATGATTCCCCGTATTGCCATCGGCAGCCTTGCAGCCTTTATTATCAGCCAGTATGCAGATGTGGCGATCTACTCATGGCTCAGACGAAAGTTTCCATCTGACAGGCTGCTGTGGATCAGAAACAATGGGAGCACAATGATCAGCCAGCTTCTGGACACCCTCATCTTCACGTCAATCGCCTTTTTGGGCGTCTATCCGTTTGATATCTGGATTCAGATTTTTATTACGACTTATCTGATTAAATTTGTCGTTGCTATTATTGATACACCATTTGCTTATCTGGCCAAAAGAATAAAACCTGCTGAATGA
- the metA gene encoding homoserine O-succinyltransferase, whose product MPINIPSDLPAKEILEKENIFVMDDKRAYQQDIRPLNIVILNIMPEKQKTEVQLLRLLGNSPLQLNITFMRPETHTSKTTKEEHLQQFYTTFSKIRHKKFDGMIVTGAPIEHLPFEEVSYWDELKEIFEWTNKHVTSTLHICWGAQAGLYYHYGVNKYSLEEKCFGVFEHVICNDSVKIVRGFDDHYYVPHSRHTDIKRQDIAAVEELDIISESKEAGVCLVASKDAKHVFLTGHPEYDLLTLKQEYERDRAKGLQTGVPASYFPNNDPSEKPVQKWKSHAHLLFANWLNYCVYQETPYEWE is encoded by the coding sequence ATGCCTATAAATATTCCATCTGACCTTCCCGCAAAAGAAATTCTTGAAAAAGAAAACATCTTCGTCATGGACGATAAGCGAGCGTATCAGCAGGATATCAGACCGCTGAACATTGTGATCCTGAATATTATGCCCGAAAAACAGAAAACAGAAGTACAGCTGCTGAGGCTTCTCGGAAATTCCCCTCTTCAGCTGAACATTACATTTATGAGGCCTGAAACCCATACATCCAAAACAACGAAGGAAGAGCATCTGCAGCAGTTTTACACGACTTTTTCAAAGATCCGCCACAAAAAGTTTGACGGAATGATTGTAACAGGCGCCCCGATCGAGCACCTTCCTTTTGAAGAGGTTTCCTACTGGGACGAACTGAAGGAAATCTTTGAATGGACAAACAAGCATGTCACGTCCACTCTTCATATATGCTGGGGTGCTCAGGCAGGACTTTACTATCACTACGGCGTAAATAAATATAGTCTGGAAGAAAAATGCTTCGGTGTATTTGAACATGTCATTTGTAATGATTCTGTAAAAATTGTCCGCGGATTCGATGATCACTACTATGTGCCGCATTCCCGGCATACGGATATAAAGAGACAAGATATTGCGGCAGTTGAAGAACTAGACATTATAAGCGAATCGAAAGAAGCAGGCGTATGTCTTGTAGCGTCAAAGGATGCAAAGCACGTCTTTTTGACCGGCCACCCGGAATATGATCTCCTAACCCTGAAACAGGAATATGAGCGGGACCGGGCTAAAGGACTCCAGACGGGAGTTCCGGCCTCTTATTTTCCAAATAACGATCCGTCTGAAAAACCTGTTCAAAAGTGGAAATCCCATGCCCATCTCCTTTTTGCGAACTGGCTGAACTACTGCGTGTATCAGGAAACGCCTTACGAGTGGGAATGA
- a CDS encoding phosphocarrier protein HPr: protein MQQKKFEITSESGIHARPATSLVNAVNSFTADVNLEANGRKVNLKSIMGVMSLGIGKGTTITVSAEGDDEKEAIEAVERVIIAEQLGA from the coding sequence ATGCAGCAGAAGAAATTTGAAATTACAAGCGAGTCAGGCATACATGCACGTCCTGCAACATCTCTTGTCAATGCAGTCAACTCTTTTACAGCAGATGTGAACCTGGAAGCGAACGGACGCAAGGTTAACTTAAAATCAATTATGGGTGTTATGTCACTCGGCATTGGAAAAGGAACAACCATTACCGTATCAGCCGAAGGCGACGACGAAAAAGAAGCCATCGAAGCAGTAGAGCGTGTCATCATTGCAGAACAGCTTGGCGCCTGA